From Methanoculleus oceani, a single genomic window includes:
- a CDS encoding DUF5518 domain-containing protein → MAEGRGSYWLSALVGIIFMLFISPFFPVVGPIAGGIVGGYLGPPGAVRGALGGLLDGLIVAAVFSVIAVVGGTAFLGPVGTLIGLGIAVLLFALALYFGILGAVGGAIGGALKAWMMSRRMVTG, encoded by the coding sequence TTGGCAGAAGGCAGGGGTTCATACTGGCTCTCCGCGCTTGTGGGGATCATCTTTATGCTCTTCATCAGCCCATTCTTCCCGGTGGTGGGCCCGATCGCCGGTGGGATCGTCGGCGGTTACCTCGGGCCCCCCGGGGCGGTCAGGGGCGCTCTCGGCGGGCTCCTGGACGGACTCATCGTCGCCGCGGTATTCTCGGTCATCGCCGTCGTCGGGGGGACGGCGTTTCTTGGCCCCGTCGGCACCCTCATCGGCCTCGGGATCGCTGTTCTTCTCTTTGCTCTCGCCCTCTACTTCGGGATTCTCGGTGCCGTCGGCGGTGCGATCGGTGGGGCGCTGAAAGCGTGGATGATGTCGCGCCGGATGGTTACGGGATGA
- a CDS encoding arginine deiminase family protein, whose protein sequence is MAPGVRAEWERLRSVAVHRPGIEMFFGLLEPYAALYERAFSRYEARREHDGLERTLREEFGVRVLRLKETILDAADRDPAVRRRLVDWAHETVTLRGGRREVAEARRSMEQNADALDSLHFFTLLLLNPVIDVGRGRAGGGVDVHILERQPLANLYFMRDQQAVTDCGLVVARPAKRQRAREPEITRFLWDILGIPIAGAVREPGTFEGGDFMPMGEFALVGTGDRTNRAGLHQFLGFAPGFDEIGVVHQPGHPLIPGDRPDPMVDMHLDTYFNVAGSGVVIGSVVLLRRAQVDVYCRTDGGYELSGEVASLYDYIRSRGFSVIDLSILEQLSYAANVLCVRDGSILAVEGERVMQTVLLNLERKAARDPQRYGRLLRHAEEDYRRIGSAGRFFPHKGEFSRHGIEVCPLHLENLTGGYGGPHCMTCTLERG, encoded by the coding sequence ATGGCGCCGGGAGTGCGGGCAGAGTGGGAGCGGCTCCGGAGTGTGGCCGTCCACCGGCCGGGAATCGAGATGTTCTTCGGGCTGCTGGAACCGTATGCGGCGCTCTACGAACGGGCGTTCAGCCGCTACGAGGCCCGCCGGGAGCACGACGGTCTCGAGCGCACCCTCCGGGAGGAGTTCGGGGTCCGGGTGCTGCGGCTCAAGGAGACGATCCTCGATGCCGCCGACCGCGACCCGGCGGTACGCCGGCGGCTGGTCGATTGGGCGCACGAGACCGTCACCCTCCGGGGCGGCAGAAGAGAGGTGGCGGAGGCCCGCCGGAGCATGGAGCAGAACGCCGACGCCCTGGACTCGCTGCACTTCTTCACGCTCCTACTCTTGAATCCGGTCATCGACGTGGGGCGGGGGCGCGCCGGCGGTGGGGTGGACGTCCACATCCTGGAGCGCCAGCCGCTCGCAAACCTCTATTTCATGCGCGACCAGCAGGCGGTGACCGACTGCGGCCTCGTCGTCGCACGGCCGGCAAAACGGCAGCGTGCCCGGGAGCCCGAGATCACCCGGTTCCTCTGGGATATCCTCGGCATCCCCATCGCCGGAGCGGTCCGGGAGCCGGGGACGTTCGAGGGCGGGGACTTCATGCCGATGGGGGAGTTCGCTCTCGTGGGCACCGGAGACCGGACGAACCGTGCCGGGCTACACCAGTTTCTCGGCTTCGCTCCGGGGTTCGACGAGATCGGCGTGGTCCACCAGCCGGGCCACCCGCTCATCCCGGGCGACCGGCCCGACCCGATGGTCGATATGCACCTGGACACCTACTTCAACGTCGCGGGAAGCGGGGTGGTGATCGGATCCGTAGTCCTCCTCCGGAGGGCGCAGGTCGACGTCTATTGCCGGACGGACGGGGGCTACGAGTTGTCGGGCGAGGTCGCGAGCCTCTACGATTACATCCGGTCCAGAGGATTTTCAGTGATCGATCTCTCGATCCTGGAGCAGCTCTCCTACGCCGCAAATGTCCTCTGCGTCCGGGACGGGAGCATCCTCGCGGTGGAGGGGGAGCGGGTGATGCAGACGGTGCTCCTGAACCTGGAGCGGAAGGCCGCACGGGACCCGCAACGCTACGGGAGGCTTCTACGCCATGCTGAGGAGGACTACCGCCGGATCGGGAGCGCCGGAAGGTTCTTCCCGCACAAGGGGGAGTTCTCCCGGCACGGCATCGAGGTCTGTCCGCTCCACCTCGAGAACCTGACCGGGGGCTACGGCGGCCCCCACTGCATGACCTGCACGCTGGAGCGGGGGTGA
- a CDS encoding methyl-accepting chemotaxis protein, which produces MKVGTKILVICLFLAIIPTLMLGIVAYTSSSGVINDQIETLLETQVHDARGWTNDVYKLTRNKVNSDLNVLRENFYARGTPEIIDGKLTLVNDGGDPYVINDNFEIVDQVQSLVGGAATVFQVYDDHAVRVSTNVIGTDGTRAVGTELTQNVYDVVVNQGETYYGSRDLFGKRYVTAYEPIKDSSGTTVGVLFVGTEEEETLDVVKASLRETVIGQNGYMFVIDSNGQLLVHPSLEGENWSDEDFVQEMLENKVGVIRHEIDGTDIIDAYTYFEPLDWHIVSRAELSDFTGPIDTIRNTIIVVVLASIAIGVAIAILFGRSISEPLQQVVLMLKELRNGHLSARLNIKRQDEIGVMAKTMDEFAGDLQTNVVGNLKKIALGEYVQEFPVTDEGDEIRPALALMVQSLDHLHKETLKLTDAARAGDLSIRGDEKAFRGGYRMIIAGFNKTLESITEPVNEAMRLARFYASGDFTARFDEKIPVAGEFVAYRDALNTIGIELSRLMKLISEELYEGVSVLSLASNEILAVTTQLSAASSQTAATVNETSDSVESVRKKTELVNQKTKGVSEKAMRALDVSKDGQKSVREILEGMNQIQRQMDIVRMNVIRLSEQSQAVGEIIATVTDISEQSNLLAVNASIEAAKAGEFGKGFAVVANEIHNLAEQSKKATSNIRVILTDIQQGVSSTAVSTEQGIRSVADAARLTSNAQEAIEVLARSIADTSQEVIEIAASIQTQASGVDQISRAMENIRDAAQKNLETTHKAEKTAGDLHELGDRLKRITQQYRV; this is translated from the coding sequence ATGAAAGTCGGGACGAAGATCCTCGTCATCTGCCTGTTTCTGGCGATCATCCCGACGCTTATGCTCGGCATAGTAGCGTATACCAGTTCGAGCGGTGTGATCAACGACCAGATCGAGACGTTGCTCGAGACGCAGGTGCACGACGCAAGGGGATGGACCAACGATGTCTACAAACTCACGCGCAATAAGGTGAACAGCGACCTCAACGTCCTCCGGGAGAACTTTTACGCCCGGGGCACCCCCGAGATCATCGACGGGAAACTGACGCTGGTGAACGACGGCGGCGATCCGTACGTCATCAACGATAACTTCGAGATCGTCGATCAGGTGCAGTCCCTGGTCGGCGGCGCAGCGACGGTCTTCCAGGTGTATGACGACCATGCCGTCCGGGTATCCACGAACGTCATCGGGACCGACGGTACCCGGGCAGTCGGAACCGAACTGACCCAGAACGTCTACGATGTCGTGGTGAACCAGGGGGAGACCTATTACGGGAGCAGAGACCTCTTCGGCAAGCGCTACGTCACCGCATACGAACCGATAAAGGACAGCAGCGGCACGACGGTAGGGGTTCTCTTCGTCGGAACCGAGGAGGAGGAGACGCTTGACGTCGTCAAGGCAAGCCTCAGGGAGACGGTCATCGGCCAGAACGGCTACATGTTCGTCATCGACAGCAACGGCCAGCTGCTCGTGCATCCGTCCCTCGAAGGAGAGAACTGGTCCGACGAGGACTTCGTCCAGGAGATGCTCGAGAATAAGGTCGGGGTCATCCGCCACGAGATCGACGGCACCGACATCATCGACGCCTATACCTATTTCGAGCCGCTCGACTGGCACATCGTCTCGCGTGCCGAACTCTCCGACTTCACCGGACCGATAGATACCATAAGGAATACGATCATCGTCGTCGTCCTCGCATCCATCGCCATCGGTGTCGCCATAGCCATCCTCTTCGGCCGTTCGATCTCTGAGCCCCTGCAGCAGGTCGTGCTGATGCTCAAAGAGCTCCGCAACGGGCACCTCTCCGCCCGGCTCAACATCAAGCGGCAGGACGAGATCGGGGTCATGGCTAAAACGATGGATGAGTTTGCCGGCGACCTCCAGACGAACGTCGTCGGGAACTTGAAGAAGATCGCCCTCGGCGAGTATGTCCAGGAGTTCCCGGTCACCGATGAAGGCGACGAGATCCGCCCCGCGCTCGCGCTGATGGTCCAGTCCCTCGACCATCTCCATAAAGAGACGCTCAAACTCACGGACGCCGCCCGCGCAGGCGACCTCTCCATTCGCGGGGATGAGAAGGCGTTCCGCGGCGGATACCGGATGATCATCGCCGGGTTCAACAAGACCCTTGAATCGATAACGGAACCGGTGAACGAGGCGATGCGGCTTGCGCGATTCTATGCTTCCGGCGACTTTACCGCCCGGTTCGACGAGAAGATCCCGGTTGCCGGGGAGTTTGTCGCTTACCGTGACGCCCTCAATACCATTGGGATCGAACTCTCGCGGCTGATGAAACTGATCAGCGAGGAACTCTACGAAGGGGTCTCGGTGCTCTCTCTGGCATCGAACGAGATCCTGGCGGTCACGACCCAGCTCTCCGCGGCCAGTTCGCAGACCGCCGCAACGGTGAACGAGACCTCGGATTCGGTCGAGAGCGTCCGGAAGAAGACCGAACTGGTGAACCAGAAGACGAAAGGCGTCTCCGAGAAGGCAATGCGGGCGCTCGACGTCTCAAAGGACGGCCAGAAGTCCGTGCGTGAGATCCTGGAGGGTATGAACCAGATCCAGCGGCAGATGGATATCGTCCGGATGAATGTCATCCGGCTCTCGGAACAGAGCCAGGCCGTCGGCGAGATCATCGCGACCGTGACCGATATCTCCGAACAGTCCAACCTGCTCGCGGTGAACGCCTCTATCGAAGCCGCAAAGGCCGGGGAGTTCGGGAAAGGGTTTGCAGTCGTCGCGAACGAGATTCACAACCTCGCCGAGCAGTCGAAGAAGGCGACCTCAAACATCCGTGTCATCCTCACCGACATTCAGCAGGGGGTCTCCTCGACTGCGGTCTCGACCGAGCAGGGGATACGATCCGTCGCGGATGCAGCCCGGTTGACGAGCAACGCGCAGGAAGCGATCGAAGTGCTCGCCCGGTCGATAGCAGACACCTCGCAGGAGGTCATCGAGATCGCCGCCTCGATCCAGACGCAGGCATCGGGGGTCGACCAGATCTCCCGCGCGATGGAGAATATTCGCGACGCGGCACAGAAGAACCTTGAAACCACTCACAAGGCGGAGAAGACTGCCGGAGACCTGCACGAGCTCGGTGACCGCTTGAAGAGGATCACCCAGCAGTACCGGGTCTAA
- a CDS encoding DUF5518 domain-containing protein: MADNFWTGVIVGWLVGLILGFLLPVIGPLIGGFVAGWMVRGGIGNGAKAGLFAGILGAIVIAVLLLLGGTLLLGAFGFIAGLGTSLVIIVAAFVYQGLLSLIGGAIAGAIRR; this comes from the coding sequence ATGGCGGATAACTTCTGGACAGGTGTCATCGTCGGGTGGCTCGTGGGGCTCATTCTCGGCTTCCTGCTGCCGGTCATCGGACCGCTGATCGGCGGTTTCGTCGCCGGCTGGATGGTCAGGGGCGGCATAGGCAACGGCGCGAAGGCCGGGCTGTTTGCCGGCATCCTCGGTGCCATCGTCATCGCGGTGCTGCTTCTTCTCGGCGGCACGCTTCTCCTCGGGGCATTCGGGTTCATCGCGGGTCTCGGGACGTCGCTCGTCATCATCGTGGCGGCGTTCGTCTATCAGGGGCTTCTCTCCCTGATCGGCGGTGCCATCGCCGGAGCGATCCGGCGGTAA
- a CDS encoding ABC transporter permease, protein MAWEFLTVYWREMIRFVRFRTQLFASLLQPALWMAFFGVAMSSNFDRFASAIPVPAGVVPVDYLTFMAAGVIAMTTLFTSLFGGISLLFDKNWGLMREMLASPMPRTHIMLGVSLSGMTKSFIQVTIIMAFGLLLGVRFFPGFSATQIALSVLGIFAFVGVFSLGFLLFSSTISMRLESPEGLQGVITLLTLPLFFVSNALYPIQAFPPLLQALSIYNPLTHLVNGVRYFALGNDFFAVGAHYSSTTTDVLASFAYLVAFAAVMYLLARRTFETAIVT, encoded by the coding sequence GTGGCATGGGAGTTCCTCACCGTCTACTGGCGGGAGATGATCCGGTTCGTCCGGTTCAGGACGCAGCTCTTTGCATCGCTCCTGCAGCCGGCGCTCTGGATGGCGTTCTTCGGCGTCGCGATGTCCTCGAACTTCGACCGGTTCGCCTCCGCCATCCCGGTCCCGGCAGGCGTCGTCCCGGTCGACTACCTCACCTTCATGGCCGCCGGGGTGATCGCGATGACGACCCTCTTTACGAGTCTTTTTGGAGGGATCAGCCTCCTCTTCGATAAGAACTGGGGCCTGATGCGGGAGATGCTCGCGAGCCCCATGCCCCGGACCCACATCATGCTGGGGGTCAGCCTCTCGGGGATGACGAAGTCGTTTATCCAGGTGACGATCATCATGGCGTTCGGGCTCCTCCTCGGGGTCCGGTTCTTCCCCGGGTTTTCGGCCACGCAGATCGCCCTCTCTGTCCTCGGCATATTCGCGTTCGTCGGCGTCTTCTCACTCGGATTCCTCCTCTTCTCTTCCACCATCTCGATGCGCCTCGAGAGCCCGGAAGGCCTGCAGGGGGTCATCACGCTCCTCACCCTGCCGCTCTTCTTCGTCTCGAACGCCCTCTACCCGATCCAGGCATTCCCGCCGCTCTTACAGGCTCTCTCGATCTACAACCCGCTCACCCACCTGGTCAACGGGGTCCGCTACTTCGCCCTCGGAAACGACTTCTTCGCCGTCGGTGCCCACTACTCCTCCACCACGACCGACGTCCTCGCATCGTTCGCCTACCTCGTGGCCTTTGCGGCGGTGATGTACCTCCTCGCCCGCCGGACGTTTGAGACGGCGATAGTTACATAA
- a CDS encoding ATP-binding cassette domain-containing protein, translated as MEGDDVIEVWDLEHTFDSFTAVRGISFTVRRGEIFSFLGPNGAGKSTTINILTTLLPLQKGTVRVAGHDVAREPGRVREAIGIVFQEDVLDRDLTVWETMEFHGRLYAIPRDERRRRIDDLLRVVELGSKRDERTKNLSGGMKRRLQIARGLMTRPEVLFLDEPTQGLDPQTRMRMWEYVRQVNEAGTTIFLTTHYMEEADMLSDRISIIDGGKIIVSGTPGELKNALGEDVVYLETEDDGKARESLRGIGEIRSITTSPRGLSITISADGSHCLPRIVDAVRGAGIGISSVNLKKPTMDDVFVHYTGRELRDTGA; from the coding sequence ATGGAAGGGGACGATGTCATCGAAGTGTGGGACCTCGAACATACGTTCGATAGTTTTACGGCGGTGCGCGGCATCAGTTTCACCGTCCGGAGAGGCGAGATCTTCTCATTCCTCGGTCCCAACGGCGCGGGAAAGAGCACCACCATCAACATCCTGACAACGCTCCTCCCCCTCCAGAAAGGTACGGTGCGGGTGGCCGGCCACGACGTCGCGCGAGAGCCCGGGAGGGTCAGGGAGGCTATCGGCATCGTCTTCCAGGAAGACGTGCTCGACCGTGACCTTACCGTCTGGGAGACGATGGAGTTTCACGGGCGGCTCTACGCCATTCCCCGGGACGAACGGCGGCGGCGGATCGACGATCTGCTCAGGGTCGTGGAACTCGGCTCCAAACGGGACGAGCGGACGAAGAACCTCTCCGGAGGCATGAAACGGCGGCTCCAGATCGCCAGGGGGCTGATGACCCGGCCGGAAGTCCTGTTTCTCGATGAGCCGACACAGGGGCTCGATCCCCAGACACGGATGCGGATGTGGGAATACGTCCGGCAGGTGAACGAGGCCGGGACGACGATATTCCTGACGACCCACTACATGGAGGAGGCCGATATGCTCTCCGACCGGATCAGCATCATCGACGGCGGGAAGATCATCGTCTCCGGCACCCCGGGGGAGCTGAAGAACGCACTCGGCGAGGACGTCGTTTACCTGGAGACCGAGGACGACGGGAAAGCGCGCGAGTCCCTCCGGGGGATCGGGGAGATCCGGTCGATCACCACGTCCCCCCGCGGCCTCTCGATCACGATCTCGGCCGACGGGAGCCACTGTCTCCCGCGGATCGTCGATGCGGTGCGGGGCGCCGGGATCGGGATCTCGAGCGTGAACCTGAAAAAACCGACGATGGACGATGTCTTCGTCCACTACACGGGGAGAGAACTGCGGGATACAGGGGCGTGA
- a CDS encoding DUF4097 family beta strand repeat-containing protein: protein MQGTVYALLALAVLAVLAILPGCVGVPGLESTEEFDRTVTVEPESGVVVINRNGGVNVDVREGESVAVSAVKRSVYGQGELAKVRIEVTEGDPLRIETVHTAFNPQVSVDYTIHLPPTVVLQRVESSNGPIDLSGVLVNGTELRTSNGPVRVDGAPGGDLTAASSNGGIEVRGAEGYVTARTSNAPITVEEAGGIAELRTSNGPISAEIPAVRGDVAVSSSNGAVTLRLAESLDARVVATTSNGRIVASDLPLLLDESSGTRVSGTLGEGGPTITVTTSNGGIELTRL, encoded by the coding sequence ATGCAGGGAACCGTATATGCGCTGCTGGCTCTCGCCGTCCTCGCCGTCCTCGCCATTCTCCCCGGGTGCGTCGGGGTGCCGGGGCTCGAGTCGACGGAGGAGTTCGACCGGACGGTCACGGTTGAGCCGGAGAGCGGTGTCGTCGTGATCAACCGGAACGGGGGCGTGAACGTAGACGTCCGGGAGGGGGAGAGCGTCGCCGTCAGTGCGGTCAAACGGTCCGTCTACGGCCAGGGTGAACTCGCGAAGGTCCGGATAGAGGTGACGGAGGGCGATCCTCTCCGGATCGAGACAGTGCATACCGCGTTCAACCCGCAGGTGAGCGTGGACTACACGATACACCTGCCGCCCACCGTCGTCCTGCAGCGGGTCGAGAGTTCGAACGGCCCCATCGATCTCTCCGGAGTGCTGGTGAACGGAACGGAACTCCGGACGTCGAACGGCCCCGTGCGGGTTGACGGCGCTCCCGGCGGCGATCTCACGGCAGCCTCCTCGAACGGCGGGATCGAGGTGCGGGGCGCCGAAGGGTACGTCACCGCAAGGACCAGCAACGCCCCCATCACGGTGGAGGAGGCCGGAGGGATCGCAGAGTTGCGAACCTCGAACGGCCCGATATCTGCCGAGATTCCTGCCGTCCGGGGGGACGTGGCGGTATCGTCGAGCAACGGCGCCGTCACGCTCCGGCTCGCAGAGAGCCTGGATGCCCGGGTGGTCGCCACCACCTCAAACGGCAGGATCGTGGCAAGCGACCTCCCGCTCCTGCTTGACGAGTCGTCGGGAACCCGGGTCTCTGGCACCCTCGGCGAAGGGGGGCCGACGATCACCGTCACCACCTCGAACGGGGGTATCGAACTCACCAGGCTCTGA
- the arcC gene encoding carbamate kinase, which yields MTGKAVVIALGGNAILRHRETGTAEEQFANVRRASRHIAGIASDGYAVVITHGNGPQVGDILLRNEIAKDTLPSMPLDVCGAESQGMIGYLLQQSMQEALGEAGLDCPVATVLTQTLVDSDDPAFGNPEKPIGPFYTAMQARRLQEEQGWRMVQIPGQGYRRVVPSPRPVALVEEQAIVRLFSAGTVVIAAGGGGIPVVTDSGGRLRGVEAVVDKDYTAALLARLVGAGDLLILTDVERVALNYGRPDQRDIGEMTVLEAREHLAAGQFPPGTMGPKIEAAVGFLDAGGGRVTIASLEEASQALAGLAGTRICP from the coding sequence ATGACGGGGAAGGCCGTGGTTATCGCGCTCGGCGGAAACGCTATCCTGCGGCACCGGGAGACGGGGACGGCCGAAGAGCAGTTCGCAAATGTCCGGAGAGCCTCGCGGCATATCGCGGGGATCGCGAGCGACGGATACGCCGTCGTCATCACCCATGGGAACGGCCCCCAGGTGGGTGATATCCTCCTCCGAAACGAGATCGCAAAGGATACCCTCCCGTCGATGCCGCTCGACGTCTGTGGGGCGGAGAGCCAGGGGATGATCGGCTACCTGCTCCAGCAGTCGATGCAGGAGGCCCTCGGCGAGGCCGGGCTCGACTGTCCGGTCGCGACGGTGCTCACCCAGACCCTGGTGGACAGCGACGATCCGGCGTTCGGGAACCCGGAGAAACCCATCGGGCCGTTTTATACGGCGATGCAGGCGAGACGGCTCCAGGAAGAGCAGGGCTGGCGGATGGTGCAGATCCCGGGGCAGGGCTACCGGCGGGTGGTGCCCTCGCCGCGCCCGGTTGCCCTCGTAGAGGAGCAGGCGATAGTCAGGCTTTTTTCGGCCGGGACGGTCGTGATCGCCGCGGGCGGCGGAGGTATCCCGGTGGTCACGGATTCAGGCGGCCGCCTCCGGGGCGTCGAGGCGGTGGTGGACAAGGACTACACCGCGGCGCTCCTCGCCCGGCTCGTCGGCGCCGGGGATCTCCTGATCCTGACCGACGTCGAACGCGTTGCCCTGAACTACGGACGGCCGGACCAGCGGGATATCGGCGAGATGACGGTCCTCGAAGCACGGGAGCATCTCGCGGCGGGGCAGTTCCCTCCCGGGACTATGGGGCCGAAGATCGAGGCGGCCGTTGGGTTCCTCGACGCAGGAGGGGGGCGGGTAACCATCGCATCGCTTGAAGAGGCCTCGCAGGCCCTCGCCGGCCTGGCCGGGACCCGGATCTGCCCGTAA
- a CDS encoding chemotaxis protein CheW, with translation MTHLLSFTVEGIACALPLAETRQVVGMVELRPEAGNRRGGAGTMNLHGRTVPVYSLRMLLGLPDRPPLPTDALIIAHPGPDCVALWVDRVKGVQESTVPLPPDGDISSSPGVLVADNGTVLIYDLSAFLAAEENGQLPLPGAVGTGGEEPSCDPGRAGAILAARARAFAQPEEEPPETSFSEILTFRLANQEYAIKTQYIREVFIIREITPVPGVPDFIAGICTVRGEIISIVDLRTLFSIPKHGLTDLNRVIVLTDGTVTFGILADYITDIGIRPTDQFSPVDPGMTPIERRYLLGATDGSVIVLDAAAILADPAMVINETRK, from the coding sequence ATGACACACCTTCTGTCCTTCACCGTTGAGGGGATAGCCTGTGCGCTCCCTCTCGCCGAGACCCGGCAGGTCGTCGGCATGGTGGAACTCCGGCCCGAAGCAGGCAACCGCAGGGGAGGAGCGGGGACCATGAACCTGCACGGCAGGACCGTCCCGGTCTACTCGCTCCGGATGCTCCTCGGGCTCCCCGACCGCCCTCCCCTCCCCACCGACGCCCTCATCATCGCGCATCCCGGTCCTGACTGCGTAGCCCTCTGGGTGGACAGGGTGAAGGGGGTGCAGGAGAGCACGGTGCCGCTCCCGCCCGACGGCGACATCTCCTCCTCTCCGGGTGTTCTGGTGGCGGACAACGGAACGGTTCTCATCTACGATCTCTCCGCATTCCTTGCGGCGGAAGAGAACGGGCAGCTCCCCCTCCCGGGCGCGGTCGGAACCGGCGGGGAGGAGCCTTCCTGTGATCCCGGGAGAGCCGGGGCTATCCTCGCGGCCCGGGCGCGAGCGTTCGCGCAGCCGGAGGAGGAGCCGCCTGAAACCTCGTTCTCGGAGATCCTCACGTTCCGCCTCGCCAACCAGGAATACGCCATCAAGACGCAGTACATCCGGGAAGTCTTCATCATCCGTGAGATCACCCCGGTTCCCGGGGTGCCCGACTTCATCGCCGGGATCTGTACGGTCAGGGGAGAGATCATCTCCATCGTCGATCTCCGCACGCTTTTTTCGATCCCGAAGCATGGGCTGACAGACCTCAACCGGGTCATCGTTCTGACCGACGGAACGGTAACCTTCGGAATCCTTGCAGACTATATCACGGATATCGGCATCAGGCCGACCGACCAGTTCTCCCCCGTAGACCCCGGCATGACACCTATCGAACGGCGTTACCTGTTGGGCGCTACAGACGGATCGGTGATCGTCCTTGACGCGGCGGCGATCCTTGCCGATCCCGCGATGGTGATAAACGAAACCAGGAAGTAA